Proteins encoded by one window of Serratia nevei:
- the gspS gene encoding type II secretion system pilot lipoprotein GspS translates to MSTLFRTSLCGAVALLLLAGCQQTAHKPTPPLQAQLDHIASMLAGGHFLRVDCGRSDVPDDVKLQRTAMRAAQHRGWDTQAAGYRQLPALTQARYLTLQQDNQLLTDKCTTLSRSTARFIAAAQADQEDYME, encoded by the coding sequence ATGTCTACTCTGTTTCGCACTTCTCTTTGCGGCGCGGTGGCGTTGCTGCTGCTGGCGGGCTGTCAGCAAACGGCGCATAAACCGACGCCGCCGCTGCAGGCGCAGTTGGATCACATCGCTTCGATGCTGGCCGGCGGGCACTTCCTGCGCGTGGACTGCGGGCGCAGCGATGTGCCGGACGATGTCAAATTGCAACGCACCGCGATGCGAGCGGCGCAGCATCGCGGCTGGGATACGCAGGCGGCAGGGTATCGGCAGCTGCCGGCGCTCACCCAGGCGCGCTACCTGACTCTGCAGCAGGACAATCAGCTGCTGACGGACAAATGCACCACGCTCAGCCGCAGCACCGCACGCTTTATCGCGGCGGCGCAGGCCGATCAGGAAGACTACATGGAGTAG
- a CDS encoding outer membrane usher protein, with protein MMLSPAGKLFRFQVLGLCITLALGSSSTWVYAEDGIQFNADILDVNDRKNIDLSQFSRSGYIMPGSYSMVVHLNKSELPEQKIPFYPPDNEPDGSRACVGKALVDQLGLKSAAMQTLTWWHQGECLDESSLKGMVSRGDLATGALYLSVPQAYLEYSSEDWDPPSRWDEGIPGLLFDYNVNAQSRQQQQGGTRGYSVSGNGTAGANLGAWRLRADWQGQVNHQTGSGQSTDKRLDWSRYYAYRAVSALRSRLTLGEDYLDSGIFDSFRFSGVSLVSDDNMLPPNLRGYAPEVVGVAKTNAKVTISQQGRVIYETQVAAGPFRIQDINDAISGELDVRVEEQDGSVQAFKVNTASIPYLTRPGSWRFKLAAGKPSDWQHHSRGPLFGTGEFSWGVSNGWSLYGGALLGGDYNALSLGIGRDLMMFGALSFDATQSRARLPQRDETLSGGSYRVSYSKTFDELDSQVTFAGYRFSEEDFMSMGEYLDARYYGSRVGNNKEMYTITFNKQFRDWGLSSYLNYSHQTYWDRPSNDRYNLTLSRYFDLGEIKNLNLSLSAYRNRYNETNDDGVYLSLSMPWGNGATLSYNSTVNRNDNTNRVGYYQRVDEHNNYQLSAGSSRRGANLSGYYNHEGDAARLSANASYQEGRYSAVGLSAQGGMTLTPEGGALHRVGMIGGTRLLLDTNGVAGVPVRGYGSTVSTNRFGKAVVADVNSYYRNKASIDLDKLGDNAEATRSVVQATLTEGAIGYRQFDVIAGEKAMAIVKLADGSTPPFGATVLNARKQETGIVNDGGSVYLSGINAGEIMTLHWSGAAQCQVQLPATLPADMLTRTLLLPCRPIAAAPAEPVE; from the coding sequence ATGATGTTGTCGCCTGCTGGGAAGCTATTTCGTTTTCAGGTGCTGGGGTTATGTATCACGCTGGCGCTGGGAAGTTCATCAACGTGGGTATATGCCGAAGACGGTATTCAGTTTAATGCCGACATTTTGGACGTGAACGATCGCAAAAATATCGACCTAAGCCAATTTTCCCGCAGTGGATACATTATGCCGGGAAGTTACAGCATGGTGGTTCATCTCAATAAAAGCGAGTTACCCGAGCAGAAAATCCCTTTTTATCCGCCGGACAACGAACCTGACGGCAGCCGCGCCTGCGTCGGCAAAGCGCTGGTCGATCAGCTGGGGCTGAAATCGGCGGCGATGCAAACGCTCACCTGGTGGCATCAGGGAGAGTGTCTGGATGAGTCCAGCCTGAAAGGGATGGTGTCGCGCGGCGATCTGGCGACGGGTGCGCTGTATTTAAGCGTGCCGCAGGCCTACCTGGAATACAGCTCGGAAGACTGGGATCCGCCGTCGCGTTGGGATGAAGGCATTCCGGGCCTGCTGTTCGATTACAACGTCAACGCCCAGAGCCGGCAGCAGCAGCAGGGCGGCACGCGGGGGTACAGCGTCAGCGGCAACGGCACCGCCGGCGCCAACCTCGGCGCCTGGCGCCTGCGCGCCGACTGGCAGGGGCAGGTGAACCATCAGACCGGCAGCGGGCAATCGACCGACAAACGGTTGGACTGGAGCCGTTACTACGCCTATAGGGCCGTTTCCGCGCTGCGCTCGCGCCTGACGTTGGGTGAGGATTATCTGGATTCGGGCATTTTCGACAGCTTCCGCTTCTCCGGCGTGAGCCTGGTGTCGGATGACAACATGCTGCCGCCTAACCTGCGCGGCTATGCGCCTGAGGTGGTCGGGGTCGCCAAGACCAACGCCAAGGTGACGATCAGCCAGCAGGGGCGGGTGATCTATGAAACTCAGGTGGCGGCGGGGCCGTTTCGCATTCAGGACATCAACGACGCCATCAGCGGCGAGCTGGACGTGCGGGTGGAGGAACAGGATGGCAGCGTGCAGGCGTTCAAGGTCAACACCGCCAGTATTCCGTACCTGACGCGCCCCGGCTCGTGGCGCTTCAAGCTGGCCGCCGGCAAACCTTCGGACTGGCAACACCATTCGCGCGGGCCGCTGTTCGGCACCGGCGAGTTCTCCTGGGGCGTCAGCAACGGGTGGTCGCTGTATGGCGGGGCGCTGCTGGGCGGCGACTATAACGCGCTGTCGCTGGGGATAGGCCGCGATCTGATGATGTTCGGCGCGCTGTCGTTCGACGCCACCCAGTCGCGGGCGCGGTTGCCGCAGCGGGATGAGACGCTGAGCGGCGGCTCTTATCGCGTGAGTTATTCGAAAACCTTCGACGAGCTGGACAGTCAGGTCACCTTCGCAGGCTATCGCTTCTCGGAGGAGGACTTCATGAGCATGGGCGAATACCTCGATGCGCGCTATTACGGCAGCCGGGTCGGCAACAACAAGGAGATGTACACCATCACCTTCAACAAGCAGTTCCGCGACTGGGGGCTGAGCAGCTATCTCAACTACAGCCACCAGACCTATTGGGATCGTCCGTCCAACGATCGTTACAACCTGACGCTGTCGCGCTATTTCGATCTCGGCGAGATAAAAAACCTGAATCTGTCGCTGTCGGCCTACCGCAACCGCTACAACGAAACCAACGACGACGGCGTGTACCTGTCGCTGTCGATGCCGTGGGGCAACGGCGCCACGCTCAGCTACAACAGCACGGTGAACCGCAACGACAACACGAACCGGGTGGGGTACTACCAGCGAGTCGATGAGCACAACAACTATCAGCTGAGTGCCGGCAGCTCGCGCCGCGGCGCCAACCTGAGCGGCTACTACAACCACGAGGGCGATGCGGCGCGCCTGAGCGCCAACGCCAGCTATCAGGAAGGACGCTACAGCGCCGTGGGGCTGTCCGCGCAGGGCGGCATGACGCTGACGCCGGAAGGCGGCGCGTTGCACCGCGTCGGCATGATTGGCGGCACGCGCCTGCTGCTGGACACCAACGGCGTGGCCGGGGTGCCGGTGCGCGGCTACGGCAGCACCGTCAGCACCAACCGCTTCGGCAAGGCGGTGGTGGCGGACGTCAACAGCTACTACCGCAACAAGGCCAGCATCGATCTGGACAAGCTGGGCGACAACGCCGAAGCCACCCGCTCGGTGGTACAGGCCACCCTGACCGAAGGCGCGATCGGCTACCGTCAGTTTGACGTCATCGCCGGCGAGAAGGCAATGGCGATCGTCAAACTGGCGGACGGCAGCACGCCGCCGTTCGGCGCCACGGTGCTGAACGCCCGTAAACAAGAAACCGGCATCGTCAACGACGGCGGCAGCGTCTACCTGAGCGGCATCAACGCCGGCGAGATCATGACGCTTCACTGGAGCGGCGCGGCGCAGTGTCAGGTGCAGCTGCCTGCCACGCTGCCGGCCGACATGCTCACGCGTACGCTGCTGCTGCCTTGCCGGCCGATCGCCGCGGCGCCGGCGGAGCCGGTTGAATAA
- a CDS encoding fimbrial protein has translation MKLNKIMLAAALAFGVSSLAHAGDQGHGKVTFTGSIIDAPCSISPETVDQTVDMGQVSNVALKNGGKSAPRQFDIKLEQCDNSTLKTVTTTFEGKASAANKDLLGIVGTASGASIAITDTASNPIKLGTATAPHNLGAGTNTLRFAAYLQGDGASASVVPGDFTAVADFKLAYQ, from the coding sequence ATGAAACTGAACAAAATCATGCTGGCAGCGGCTCTGGCGTTTGGCGTTTCTTCTCTGGCGCATGCCGGCGATCAGGGGCATGGCAAAGTGACGTTTACCGGTTCCATTATTGATGCGCCTTGCTCCATTTCTCCTGAGACCGTGGACCAGACCGTGGATATGGGCCAGGTTTCCAACGTTGCGTTGAAAAATGGCGGCAAATCGGCGCCACGCCAGTTCGATATCAAACTGGAACAGTGCGACAACTCGACGCTGAAAACCGTCACGACCACCTTCGAAGGCAAAGCCTCTGCCGCCAACAAGGATCTGCTGGGCATCGTCGGCACCGCCAGCGGCGCCAGCATCGCCATCACCGACACCGCCAGCAATCCGATCAAGCTGGGCACCGCCACGGCTCCGCATAACCTGGGTGCCGGTACCAACACGCTGCGCTTTGCGGCTTACCTGCAGGGCGACGGCGCTTCCGCCAGCGTGGTTCCAGGTGATTTCACCGCCGTAGCCGACTTCAAGCTGGCTTACCAGTAA
- a CDS encoding EmmdR/YeeO family multidrug/toxin efflux MATE transporter: MNLYAALRQRVENTPWYAKRKSYRVLFWREITPLAVPIFLENACVLLMGVLSTFLVSWLGKEAMAGVGLADSFNMVIIAFFAAVDLGTTVVVAFSLGKRDRRRARAAARQSLVLMTGVALLLAAGIHLAGEPIIDVIAGAASPEVKALALSYLQTTVWSYPAAAIALIGSGALRGAGNTKIPLLINGGMNILNIIISSILIYGMLGWHGLGFVGAGLGLTISRYIGAIAILYVLAIGFNPALHITLKSYFTPLKMSILWEVLGIGIPASVESVLFNGGKLLTQMFVAGMGTNVIAGNFIAFSIASLINLPGNALGSASTIIVGRRLGKGEIGQAERQLRHIFWLSTLGLTAIAWGTAPLAGVFAAFYTSQDDVKTVVKTLIWLNAAFMPIWAASWVLPAGLKGARDARFAMWVTMLGMWGCRVVAGYVLGIELGMGVVGVWLGMFLDWAVRGALFYWRMVSGRWLWKYPRVRRTDAG, encoded by the coding sequence TTGAACCTGTATGCCGCCCTGCGTCAGCGCGTGGAAAATACGCCCTGGTACGCCAAACGGAAAAGCTACCGCGTGCTGTTCTGGCGCGAAATCACGCCGCTGGCGGTGCCCATTTTTCTGGAGAACGCCTGCGTTCTGTTGATGGGGGTGCTGAGCACCTTTCTGGTGAGCTGGCTTGGTAAAGAGGCGATGGCCGGGGTGGGGCTGGCGGACAGCTTCAACATGGTGATCATCGCCTTTTTCGCCGCGGTGGATCTCGGCACCACCGTGGTGGTGGCCTTCAGCCTCGGCAAGCGCGATCGTCGGCGCGCGCGCGCGGCGGCGCGTCAGTCCCTGGTCTTGATGACCGGCGTGGCGCTGCTGTTGGCGGCAGGCATTCATCTGGCGGGCGAACCGATCATCGATGTGATCGCCGGGGCGGCCTCGCCGGAGGTGAAGGCGCTGGCGCTCTCTTACCTGCAGACCACGGTGTGGAGCTACCCGGCGGCGGCGATTGCGCTGATTGGCAGCGGCGCATTGCGCGGCGCGGGCAACACCAAGATCCCGCTGCTGATCAACGGCGGCATGAATATCCTCAATATCATCATCAGCAGCATTCTGATTTACGGCATGCTCGGCTGGCACGGGCTGGGCTTCGTCGGCGCCGGGCTGGGGCTGACGATTTCCCGCTATATCGGTGCCATCGCCATTCTCTATGTGCTGGCGATCGGTTTTAACCCGGCGCTGCACATCACGCTGAAAAGCTATTTCACGCCGCTGAAGATGAGCATCCTGTGGGAAGTGCTGGGGATCGGCATTCCCGCCAGCGTCGAATCGGTGCTGTTCAACGGCGGCAAGCTGCTGACGCAGATGTTCGTCGCCGGCATGGGCACCAACGTGATCGCCGGCAACTTCATCGCTTTTTCTATCGCTTCGCTGATCAACTTGCCGGGCAACGCGCTGGGCTCTGCCTCGACCATCATCGTGGGGCGGCGGCTCGGTAAAGGCGAGATCGGCCAGGCGGAGCGGCAGCTGCGCCATATTTTCTGGCTGTCGACCCTCGGGCTGACCGCCATCGCCTGGGGCACGGCGCCGCTGGCCGGCGTCTTTGCCGCGTTCTATACCTCGCAGGATGACGTAAAAACGGTAGTGAAAACCCTCATCTGGCTCAACGCCGCCTTTATGCCGATCTGGGCCGCTTCCTGGGTGTTGCCCGCCGGGCTGAAAGGCGCGCGCGACGCCCGCTTCGCCATGTGGGTGACGATGCTGGGCATGTGGGGCTGCCGCGTGGTGGCCGGCTATGTGCTGGGCATTGAACTGGGCATGGGCGTGGTGGGCGTCTGGCTGGGGATGTTTCTCGATTGGGCGGTGCGCGGCGCTTTGTTTTACTGGCGCATGGTCAGCGGGCGCTGGCTGTGGAAATATCCGCGGGTCAGGCGCACGGACGCCGGATAG
- a CDS encoding fimbrial protein, whose translation MATLMSPAVSAAPSSQGWGRVNMQGAIIDTACAIAAGSREQTIDMAVMPTGNMMRDGLGNTHAFTIELINCTLERPKPNLPDWRQFQVVFDGDAEGDLFGVHGEAKGIALQISDGLGNIAAPGRPLPLGDITPGSMSLNYSIKLVANNQPMRAGNYFSAVRFKLDYY comes from the coding sequence ATGGCCACGCTGATGAGCCCGGCCGTGTCGGCGGCGCCCAGCTCTCAAGGCTGGGGGCGCGTAAATATGCAAGGAGCCATTATTGATACCGCTTGCGCGATCGCCGCCGGCAGCCGCGAACAGACTATCGATATGGCCGTAATGCCGACGGGAAATATGATGCGTGACGGTTTGGGCAATACACATGCCTTCACCATTGAATTAATCAACTGCACGCTTGAGCGCCCGAAGCCGAATTTACCGGACTGGCGGCAGTTTCAGGTGGTTTTCGACGGTGATGCCGAGGGCGATTTATTCGGCGTGCACGGCGAAGCGAAAGGCATCGCGCTGCAAATATCCGATGGCCTGGGGAATATTGCCGCGCCAGGTCGGCCGTTGCCGCTTGGCGATATAACGCCAGGCAGCATGTCGCTTAATTATTCCATAAAGCTGGTTGCCAATAATCAACCGATGCGTGCAGGGAATTATTTTTCCGCCGTGCGTTTTAAGCTGGATTATTACTGA
- a CDS encoding FaeA/PapI family transcriptional regulator codes for MIKRTPKQQELQNLQQHLLTTLHRLCPVANGAAPPPPGEWPTTRQLAESNDITIYQARNLLLNLAGRGKVLVTPGPVNKSLRWYPSL; via the coding sequence ATGATAAAACGCACGCCAAAACAACAAGAATTACAAAACCTGCAGCAGCATTTATTAACCACGCTGCACCGCCTCTGCCCTGTGGCCAACGGTGCGGCCCCCCCGCCCCCCGGCGAGTGGCCCACCACTCGCCAACTGGCCGAGTCTAACGACATCACCATCTATCAGGCGCGCAACCTGCTGTTGAATCTGGCCGGCAGGGGCAAAGTGTTGGTCACGCCGGGGCCGGTCAATAAGTCGTTGCGCTGGTACCCTTCCCTCTGA
- a CDS encoding peptidase domain-containing ABC transporter — MKDHNLFERINEKLTFSLRKRVPSILQSESSECGLACLAMISSYYGFNVDMLSLRQRFGISTQGATLGTLSQIAAQIQLKTRALSLDIDEINQLKTPCVLHWNMNHFVVLVKVQRAGFVIHDPAFGRRVIGLQEMSNHFTGIALELWPDKAFQQETLKTRLRLLDLMKNIEGLPGTLLKIFALSLVIESVNLLLPVGTQLVTDHVIQAHDYSLLTVICLGLIFFTLFRAVVSIARAWISIVLGTLTDIQWKTTLFEHLLKLPLDFFEKRHLGDIQSRFSSLDAIRTTFTNNIVGGIIDGIMTVGLFVMMMVYGGWLVWVVSGFTLVYILIRMMTYRTYRQFSEEQIVKAAKANSHFMETLYGISTVKALGIKETRSSYWLNLNVDAANTNIKITRFNMMFGGINTFITTLDQVAILWLGAMMVIDNTMTLGMFMAFNAYRGQFSQRASSLIDLAIGLRMLSLHNERISDIVFTDAEAESAPRQVFEPGKGVAVEVKNLTYQYDALSRPIFKDLDIRIAAGESVAIVGASGVGKTTLLKVMCGLLNPTSGEILADMMDIHKIGVNNYRNAIACVLQDDRLFSGSIAENISGFEVNANKEWIVACAMHSNIHEEIMQMPMGYETLIGELGNGISGGQKQRLFIARALYRRPSVLFMDEATSHLDVENELAINRAISSLNITRVIVAHRKSTIDSADRVVALGAASGG; from the coding sequence ATGAAGGATCATAATCTTTTTGAACGGATCAACGAAAAGTTAACGTTCTCTCTGCGTAAACGGGTGCCGAGCATCTTGCAGTCGGAGTCATCGGAGTGCGGCCTGGCCTGCCTCGCGATGATCTCTTCTTATTACGGATTTAATGTGGATATGCTGAGCCTGCGGCAGCGATTCGGCATTTCCACCCAGGGCGCGACCCTGGGCACCCTGTCACAAATCGCGGCGCAAATTCAGCTGAAGACGCGGGCCTTGTCGCTGGACATCGATGAAATCAATCAGCTGAAAACGCCCTGCGTATTGCATTGGAACATGAACCATTTCGTGGTGCTGGTTAAGGTTCAGCGCGCGGGCTTTGTGATTCACGACCCTGCCTTCGGGCGCCGAGTGATTGGCCTGCAAGAGATGTCGAACCATTTTACCGGCATTGCGCTGGAGCTGTGGCCCGACAAGGCTTTTCAGCAAGAGACCTTAAAGACCCGTTTACGCCTGCTGGATTTGATGAAAAATATCGAGGGGCTGCCGGGAACGCTGCTCAAGATTTTTGCCTTATCGCTCGTCATCGAGTCGGTCAACCTGCTGCTGCCCGTGGGGACCCAGCTCGTGACCGACCATGTCATTCAGGCGCATGACTACAGCTTGCTGACGGTCATCTGTTTGGGGTTGATCTTCTTCACCCTGTTTCGCGCCGTGGTCAGCATCGCCAGGGCCTGGATTTCCATCGTGCTGGGGACGCTGACCGATATCCAGTGGAAGACGACGCTGTTCGAACATTTGCTGAAGCTGCCGCTGGACTTTTTCGAGAAACGGCACCTGGGGGATATCCAATCGCGGTTTTCCTCACTGGATGCGATCAGAACCACCTTTACCAATAATATCGTCGGCGGGATCATCGACGGCATCATGACGGTCGGTTTGTTCGTGATGATGATGGTCTATGGCGGCTGGCTGGTCTGGGTGGTGTCAGGCTTCACCCTGGTCTACATCCTCATCAGGATGATGACCTACCGCACCTACCGCCAATTCTCGGAGGAACAAATCGTCAAGGCGGCCAAGGCCAACTCGCATTTCATGGAGACGCTGTACGGTATTTCCACGGTCAAAGCGCTGGGCATCAAGGAAACGCGCTCCAGCTATTGGCTCAATTTGAATGTCGATGCCGCCAATACCAATATCAAAATCACCCGTTTCAATATGATGTTCGGCGGGATCAATACCTTTATCACCACGCTCGATCAGGTGGCGATACTTTGGCTCGGCGCCATGATGGTCATCGACAATACGATGACGCTCGGCATGTTCATGGCGTTCAACGCCTATCGCGGCCAGTTCTCGCAGCGGGCTTCCAGCCTGATCGATTTGGCGATCGGCCTGCGCATGCTGTCGCTGCACAATGAGAGGATATCCGACATCGTCTTTACCGATGCGGAGGCGGAGTCCGCGCCGCGGCAGGTCTTCGAACCGGGCAAGGGGGTTGCCGTTGAGGTTAAAAACCTCACCTATCAATATGACGCGCTGTCCCGGCCGATCTTTAAAGACCTGGATATCCGCATTGCCGCCGGCGAGAGCGTCGCCATCGTCGGGGCGTCAGGCGTGGGGAAAACCACCTTGCTGAAGGTCATGTGCGGCTTGCTCAACCCAACCTCGGGAGAGATCCTGGCCGACATGATGGATATCCATAAAATCGGCGTGAATAACTACCGCAATGCGATCGCCTGCGTGTTGCAGGACGACCGGTTATTCTCCGGCTCGATCGCGGAAAACATCAGCGGCTTCGAGGTCAACGCCAATAAAGAGTGGATTGTGGCCTGTGCGATGCACAGCAACATTCACGAGGAAATCATGCAGATGCCGATGGGTTACGAAACCCTGATCGGAGAGCTGGGGAACGGCATCTCCGGCGGGCAAAAGCAACGTTTGTTTATTGCACGCGCCCTCTACCGGCGACCAAGCGTGCTGTTTATGGATGAAGCGACCAGCCATCTGGACGTTGAGAATGAATTGGCGATCAATCGGGCGATATCTTCGCTGAATATCACGCGCGTGATTGTCGCCCACAGAAAATCGACGATCGACTCGGCGGATAGGGTGGTGGCGCTGGGGGCCGCGAGCGGGGGCTAA